In one window of Rhizobium sp. ACO-34A DNA:
- a CDS encoding [protein-PII] uridylyltransferase, protein MAKPEYEHADLIDIASLKAECDAIARTHAGNLLDTRAALLPVLRKASNDGREKARELLFKDGSGLSCARRISDIQDQIISVIFGIAITHVYPDNADGIGVAAVGGYGRGTLAPGSDIDLLFLMPQKLSGTMHKAVEFVLYLLWDMGFKVGHATRSVEECIRLSKGDMTIRTAILETRFICGKEELVDELHHRFDQEVTLNTAPEFIAAKLAERDERHRKAGDSRYLVEPNVKEGKGGLRDLQTLFWIAKYKYHVREAGDLVRLGVLSRQELRLFQKADDFLWAVRCHMHYLTGKPEERLYFDIQPEIARNLGYQPRPGLSAVERFMKHYFLIAKDVGDLTRIFAATLEEQQAKAAPGITAAIGRFAHRPRKIAGTVDFLDDRGRIALAKPDVFKRDPIAIMRLFHVADLNGLEFHPDALKAVTRSLSLIDHDFRESEEANRLFLDVLTSRRDPGFILRRMNEAGVLGRFIPEFGKIVSMMQFNMYHHYTVDEHLIRTVEVLSEIDKGKAEELHPLAAKVMPAIEERQALYVAVLLHDVAKGRQEDHSIAGARVARKLCPRFGLNPKQTELVAWLIEQHLLMSMVAQTRDLHDRKTITDFAEKIQSLDRLNMMLVLTVCDIRAVGPGVWNGWKGQLLRTLYYETELLLSGGFSQVPRKERARHAGELLAHALGDWSQKDQKRYTKLHYEPYLLSVALEDQVRHAHFIRQADKAGQALATMVRTDSFHAITEITVLAPDHPRLLSIIAGACAAAGANIADAQIFTTSDGRALDTIMVNREFPIDEDEMRRAATIGKMIEDVLSGKKRLPEVIATRSKGKKKNKTFPVQPHVTIANTLSNKFTVVEVECLDRIGLLAEITAGLADLSLDIHSARITTFGEKVIDTFYVTDLVGQKVTNENRQASIANRLKAVMAEQAEEPRERATVAVAPPAQPQPLPKKARA, encoded by the coding sequence ATGGCCAAGCCCGAATACGAACATGCGGATCTGATCGACATCGCCTCGCTCAAGGCGGAGTGCGATGCCATTGCCCGAACCCACGCCGGAAACCTTCTGGACACGCGCGCGGCCCTCTTGCCGGTGCTGCGCAAGGCGAGCAATGACGGCCGCGAAAAGGCCCGCGAACTTCTCTTCAAGGACGGAAGCGGCCTGAGCTGCGCAAGGCGCATTTCCGATATTCAGGACCAGATCATTTCGGTGATCTTCGGGATCGCCATCACCCATGTCTATCCGGATAACGCCGATGGCATCGGTGTTGCCGCGGTCGGCGGTTATGGGCGCGGCACGCTGGCGCCGGGTTCCGATATCGACCTCCTGTTCCTGATGCCGCAGAAGCTCTCCGGCACCATGCACAAGGCGGTCGAGTTCGTGCTCTACCTGCTGTGGGACATGGGCTTCAAGGTCGGTCACGCCACCCGCAGCGTCGAGGAATGCATCCGCCTCTCCAAGGGCGACATGACGATCCGCACGGCGATCCTCGAGACCCGCTTCATCTGCGGCAAGGAAGAACTCGTAGACGAATTGCACCACCGCTTCGATCAGGAAGTGACGCTGAACACGGCTCCCGAATTCATTGCAGCCAAGCTCGCCGAGCGGGACGAACGTCACCGCAAGGCTGGCGACAGCCGCTATCTGGTCGAGCCGAACGTCAAGGAAGGCAAGGGCGGCCTGCGCGATCTGCAGACCCTCTTCTGGATCGCCAAGTACAAGTATCACGTTCGCGAAGCCGGTGATCTCGTGCGTCTCGGCGTGCTCTCGCGGCAGGAATTGCGTCTCTTTCAGAAGGCGGACGACTTCCTCTGGGCGGTGCGTTGCCACATGCACTATCTCACCGGCAAGCCGGAAGAGCGTCTCTATTTCGATATCCAGCCTGAGATTGCCCGCAACCTTGGCTATCAGCCTCGCCCCGGCCTTTCGGCGGTCGAGCGCTTCATGAAGCACTACTTCCTGATCGCCAAAGACGTTGGTGACCTGACGCGCATCTTCGCTGCGACGCTGGAAGAGCAGCAGGCCAAGGCTGCGCCGGGCATCACGGCGGCCATCGGCCGTTTCGCCCACCGACCGCGCAAGATCGCCGGCACCGTCGACTTCCTCGACGACCGGGGCCGTATCGCGCTCGCCAAGCCGGATGTGTTCAAGCGCGATCCGATCGCCATCATGCGGCTCTTCCATGTCGCCGATCTCAATGGCCTGGAATTCCATCCCGACGCGCTGAAGGCGGTCACGCGGTCTCTTTCGCTGATCGATCACGATTTCCGCGAGAGCGAGGAGGCGAACCGCCTTTTCCTCGATGTGCTGACCTCCCGCCGCGATCCGGGCTTCATCCTGCGGCGCATGAACGAAGCAGGCGTTCTCGGTCGCTTCATTCCGGAATTCGGCAAGATCGTCTCGATGATGCAGTTCAACATGTATCATCACTACACTGTCGACGAGCACCTGATCCGCACGGTCGAGGTTCTGTCCGAGATCGACAAGGGCAAGGCCGAGGAGCTTCACCCGCTGGCCGCCAAGGTGATGCCCGCGATCGAGGAACGGCAGGCGCTTTATGTCGCGGTCCTGCTTCACGACGTGGCCAAGGGCCGGCAGGAGGATCACTCGATTGCCGGCGCAAGGGTTGCGCGCAAGCTTTGCCCGCGTTTCGGCCTCAATCCCAAGCAGACGGAACTCGTCGCCTGGCTCATCGAGCAGCATCTCCTGATGTCGATGGTTGCGCAGACCCGCGACCTGCACGACCGCAAGACGATCACCGACTTCGCCGAGAAGATCCAGTCGCTGGACCGGCTGAACATGATGCTGGTGCTGACCGTGTGCGATATTCGCGCTGTCGGTCCCGGCGTCTGGAACGGCTGGAAGGGCCAGCTTCTCCGCACCCTCTATTATGAAACGGAACTGCTGCTGTCCGGCGGCTTCTCGCAGGTGCCGCGCAAGGAGCGCGCCCGGCATGCCGGCGAACTGCTCGCCCATGCGCTGGGAGACTGGAGCCAGAAGGACCAGAAGCGCTACACCAAGCTGCATTACGAGCCCTACCTCCTGTCGGTAGCGCTGGAGGATCAGGTGCGGCACGCGCATTTCATCCGTCAGGCCGACAAGGCGGGACAGGCGCTGGCGACCATGGTGCGCACGGATTCCTTCCATGCGATCACCGAGATCACCGTGCTGGCGCCCGACCATCCGCGCCTGCTGTCGATCATTGCCGGCGCTTGTGCCGCGGCCGGCGCCAACATCGCCGACGCGCAGATCTTCACGACCTCCGACGGGCGCGCGCTCGATACCATCATGGTCAACCGCGAATTCCCGATCGACGAGGACGAGATGCGCCGCGCCGCGACCATCGGCAAGATGATCGAGGACGTGCTTTCGGGGAAGAAGCGCCTGCCGGAAGTGATCGCCACCCGCAGCAAGGGCAAGAAGAAGAACAAGACCTTCCCCGTGCAGCCGCACGTCACCATTGCCAACACGCTCTCCAACAAGTTCACCGTCGTCGAGGTCGAGTGCCTCGACCGCATCGGTCTTCTGGCGGAGATCACGGCCGGGCTGGCGGATCTGTCTCTCGACATTCACTCGGCGCGCATCACCACCTTCGGTGAAAAGGTCATCGACACTTTCTATGTCACCGATCTGGTCGGCCAGAAGGTGACCAACGAGAACAGGCAGGCAAGTATCGCCAACAGGCTGAAGGCCGTCATGGCGGAGCAGGCCGAGGAGCCGCGCGAACGCGCCACCGTGGCCGTTGCACCTCCTGCCCAACCGCAGCCGCTGCCGAAGAAGGCCCGGGCCTGA